The following proteins come from a genomic window of Paludisphaera rhizosphaerae:
- a CDS encoding TlpA disulfide reductase family protein has product MKAALAWIAAASLATAALADDPKPVRKSAAILADYDAVVFPASDPDQKVKTPEEIRAFREAYGKAALCKGELALELLNADPKNERLPEMLVGRWTNTMMAPATAAATVAEIDRALENQKAPGFVKNARMMRAIATVTSHREDPEAALPEVERFLADFPRDRMGANLLNGFASTTGDPAVKRKLLDRLIADYPDHPSAKAAVASIAALDRVGKPFELGFDDVVSGKPVSIAGLKGKVVVVDFWATWCGPCVAEMPRMKKLYAEFKDKGVEFLGVSLDEGAEGREKVKTFVAKNEISWPQYCPGDGFDASLVTGLGIDSIPRLLLIDADGRLASLDARKDLETLLPDYLARAKTPAAAQAK; this is encoded by the coding sequence ATGAAAGCCGCCCTCGCCTGGATCGCCGCCGCATCGCTCGCGACGGCTGCTCTCGCCGACGACCCAAAACCCGTGCGGAAGTCCGCCGCGATCCTCGCCGATTACGACGCCGTCGTTTTCCCCGCCAGCGATCCCGACCAGAAGGTCAAGACGCCCGAAGAGATTCGCGCCTTTCGCGAGGCCTACGGCAAGGCCGCTCTCTGCAAGGGCGAGCTCGCTCTGGAGCTGCTCAACGCCGACCCGAAGAACGAACGGCTCCCTGAGATGCTCGTCGGCCGTTGGACGAACACGATGATGGCGCCCGCGACCGCGGCGGCGACCGTCGCCGAGATCGACCGGGCCCTGGAGAATCAGAAGGCCCCGGGCTTCGTCAAGAACGCCCGGATGATGCGGGCGATCGCGACCGTCACGTCCCACCGCGAAGATCCCGAGGCGGCTCTCCCCGAGGTCGAGCGGTTCCTCGCCGACTTCCCCAGGGACCGGATGGGCGCCAATCTCCTCAACGGCTTCGCCTCAACGACCGGCGACCCGGCCGTGAAGCGCAAACTTCTCGATCGCCTGATCGCCGACTATCCCGACCACCCCTCCGCCAAGGCGGCCGTCGCCTCGATCGCCGCGCTGGACCGCGTCGGCAAGCCGTTCGAGCTGGGTTTCGACGACGTCGTCTCCGGCAAGCCGGTCTCGATCGCCGGGCTCAAGGGGAAGGTTGTCGTGGTTGACTTCTGGGCGACCTGGTGCGGCCCCTGCGTCGCCGAGATGCCCCGCATGAAGAAGCTCTACGCCGAGTTCAAGGACAAGGGCGTCGAGTTCCTCGGCGTCAGCCTGGACGAGGGCGCGGAGGGCCGCGAGAAGGTCAAGACCTTCGTCGCCAAGAACGAGATCTCCTGGCCCCAGTACTGCCCGGGCGACGGCTTCGACGCCTCGCTCGTCACCGGCCTGGGGATCGACTCCATCCCCCGCCTCCTCCTGATCGACGCCGACGGCCGGCTCGCCAGCCTCGACGCCCGCAAGGATCTGGAAACGCTGCTGCCCGACTACCTCGCCCGAGCCAAGACGCCGGCGGCCGCGCAGGCGAAGTAA
- a CDS encoding DUF1559 family PulG-like putative transporter, with protein MSRTQPLKPRRRGFTLIELLVVIAIIAVLIALLLPAVQSAREAARRAQCVNNLKQIGLAAANYESSNGSYPPANIYNFNGKSQFGFSEFVRMAPFLEQSAIYNSANFMYSYIDAGNTTITSVSLSMLLCPSDPTSSTPVQLTGDYYYLPATLTLNQGLTHYFGCGGPWNANGFKVVGGVGADPALPAYQKGVIVDQGPVTIASITDGTSNTLAFSENGHGFFNPSTSKGYHWWNDGDPGSSVFETRFPPNGLKKYKNIPSYYLINVAMSFHSGGVNAAYADGSVHFIKDSIDSWTIPTPTTGLPVGANAEMYSSVGPGDYGFTLQNGAYMGVWQKLSTRNGGEVVSSDAY; from the coding sequence ATGTCTCGAACGCAACCCCTGAAGCCTCGCCGCCGCGGCTTTACTTTGATCGAGCTGCTGGTGGTCATCGCGATCATCGCCGTCCTCATCGCCCTCTTGCTTCCCGCCGTGCAGAGCGCCCGCGAGGCCGCACGCCGGGCCCAGTGCGTCAACAACCTGAAGCAGATCGGCCTGGCCGCCGCGAACTATGAGAGCAGCAACGGCTCTTACCCGCCGGCGAACATCTACAACTTCAACGGCAAGTCCCAGTTCGGCTTCTCGGAGTTCGTGCGGATGGCTCCGTTCCTGGAGCAGAGCGCGATCTACAACTCGGCGAACTTCATGTACAGCTACATCGACGCCGGCAACACGACGATCACGTCGGTCAGCCTTTCGATGCTCCTCTGCCCGAGCGATCCCACCTCCTCGACGCCGGTCCAGCTGACGGGCGACTACTACTACCTGCCGGCCACCCTCACGCTGAACCAGGGCCTGACCCACTACTTCGGCTGCGGCGGCCCCTGGAACGCCAACGGCTTCAAGGTCGTCGGCGGCGTCGGCGCGGACCCCGCGCTGCCGGCCTACCAGAAGGGCGTGATCGTCGACCAGGGCCCGGTGACGATCGCCTCGATCACCGACGGCACCAGCAACACCCTGGCCTTCTCTGAGAACGGCCACGGCTTCTTCAATCCTTCCACCAGCAAGGGCTACCACTGGTGGAACGACGGCGACCCGGGTTCCAGCGTCTTCGAGACCCGCTTCCCGCCCAACGGCCTGAAGAAGTACAAGAACATCCCCAGCTACTACCTGATCAACGTCGCGATGAGCTTCCACTCCGGCGGCGTCAACGCGGCCTACGCTGACGGCTCGGTCCACTTCATCAAGGACTCGATCGACTCCTGGACGATCCCCACGCCGACCACCGGCCTCCCCGTCGGCGCCAACGCCGAGATGTACTCCTCTGTTGGCCCCGGCGACTACGGATTCACCCTCCAGAACGGCGCCTACATGGGCGTCTGGCAGAAGCTCTCCACCCGCAACGGCGGCGAAGTGGTTTCGTCGGACGCCTACTGA
- a CDS encoding sigma-70 family RNA polymerase sigma factor, protein MTIEGAAAVEALIERSLAGDDAARRELLERHRDDLRRMVRARLDRRLASRIDPSDVVQDALAEASTRLDDFLRDRPLPFLGWLRQLTSDRVVDAHRRHITAQARSVRREAAPESWDDSRSALSRRLAADDTSPSGRLARQERIERVMAALDGMPTKDREILVMRHIEQLGAAQIAEALGCTPGAAEVRLYRALVKLRARLEGLDA, encoded by the coding sequence ATGACCATTGAGGGGGCCGCCGCCGTGGAAGCGCTGATCGAACGGAGCCTGGCTGGGGACGACGCCGCGCGTCGGGAGCTGCTGGAGCGGCACCGCGACGATCTGCGGCGGATGGTCCGGGCCCGGCTGGATCGTCGGCTGGCCTCGCGAATCGACCCCTCGGACGTCGTCCAGGACGCGCTGGCGGAAGCCTCGACGCGGCTGGACGACTTCCTCCGCGACCGCCCCTTGCCGTTCCTGGGATGGCTGCGGCAGCTGACTTCCGACCGAGTCGTCGACGCCCACCGACGGCACATCACGGCGCAGGCGCGAAGCGTCCGCCGCGAGGCCGCGCCGGAGTCGTGGGACGATTCGCGGTCGGCCCTAAGCCGCCGCCTGGCCGCCGACGACACCAGCCCCAGCGGGCGATTGGCCCGCCAGGAGCGGATCGAGCGAGTCATGGCCGCGCTCGACGGCATGCCGACCAAGGACCGTGAGATTCTCGTGATGCGCCACATCGAACAACTCGGCGCGGCCCAGATCGCCGAGGCCCTGGGTTGTACGCCGGGCGCGGCCGAGGTCCGCCTCTACCGCGCCCTGGTCAAACTCCGAGCCCGGCTGGAGGGGCTCGACGCGTGA
- a CDS encoding sulfatase, with amino-acid sequence MEHVAIAIKDAVTKLTANERFPKQRPVMKGRRVIVLAAVAAWLGMVSSAPAQQQPDRLNVVLILVDDLGWTDFACYGSDLHETPNIDKLARDGVKFTQAYSSCTVCSPTRASLLTGKYPARLHVTDWIPGQMPANPKMLVPDWTKYLPLEETTLADVFRSNGYATVSLGKWHLGGPEYYPEKHGFDGNIGGTHLPQPPVGYFAPWKIDTLSEGKPGDYLTDRLGDEAVRYLQDHKDRPFFLYFPHYGVHTPIQGRADLVEKYNKKLRPGLEHHNPAYAAMVESVDETVGRVRKTLADLGIADRTIVVVASDNGGRVPTTSNKPLRAGKGSCYEGGVRVPLIISWPGVTKPGGVCDAPVITADLYPTLLQATGLKDAPEHRPDGVSLVPLLRRTGDLKRDALFWHYPHHQHYQQGGTMPYSAVREGDLKLIEQLDDGRLELYNLCDDPGEQHDLAAEKPDVARRLRDRLQAWREEGGAQMPTPNPNYDPAKPQHIPRPKKAEAEK; translated from the coding sequence ATGGAACACGTCGCGATCGCCATCAAGGACGCCGTGACGAAGCTGACAGCCAACGAGAGATTTCCCAAGCAGAGGCCAGTCATGAAGGGTCGGCGCGTCATCGTTCTCGCCGCTGTGGCGGCGTGGCTTGGCATGGTTTCATCCGCGCCCGCTCAGCAGCAGCCGGACCGGCTGAACGTCGTGCTCATCCTGGTGGACGACCTGGGCTGGACGGACTTCGCCTGCTACGGCAGCGACCTCCACGAGACGCCCAACATCGACAAACTGGCGCGCGACGGCGTGAAGTTCACCCAGGCCTACTCATCCTGCACGGTCTGCTCGCCCACCCGCGCGAGCCTTCTGACCGGCAAGTACCCGGCGCGGCTGCACGTCACCGACTGGATCCCCGGCCAGATGCCGGCCAACCCGAAGATGCTCGTGCCTGACTGGACCAAGTACCTCCCCCTTGAGGAGACGACCCTCGCCGACGTCTTCCGATCGAACGGCTATGCGACGGTCAGCCTCGGCAAGTGGCACCTCGGCGGGCCGGAATACTACCCGGAGAAGCACGGTTTCGACGGCAACATCGGCGGCACGCACCTTCCCCAGCCTCCCGTCGGCTACTTCGCCCCGTGGAAAATCGACACCCTCTCCGAAGGGAAGCCGGGCGACTACCTCACCGACCGCCTGGGCGACGAGGCCGTCCGATACCTGCAAGACCACAAGGACCGGCCGTTCTTCCTCTATTTCCCGCACTACGGAGTCCACACGCCGATCCAGGGCCGCGCGGACCTCGTCGAGAAATACAACAAGAAGCTGCGTCCCGGGCTCGAGCACCACAACCCCGCGTACGCGGCCATGGTAGAGAGCGTGGACGAAACCGTGGGGCGCGTCCGCAAAACCCTCGCCGATCTTGGGATCGCCGATCGGACGATCGTGGTCGTGGCCTCGGACAACGGCGGACGCGTCCCGACCACCTCGAACAAACCCCTCCGCGCCGGCAAGGGCTCGTGTTACGAGGGGGGAGTCCGCGTCCCCTTGATCATCTCCTGGCCCGGCGTCACGAAGCCGGGCGGCGTCTGCGATGCGCCTGTCATCACAGCCGATCTCTATCCGACCCTCCTGCAGGCGACCGGGCTCAAGGACGCGCCAGAGCATCGCCCCGACGGCGTCAGTCTGGTCCCCTTGCTTCGCAGGACGGGCGACCTGAAACGCGACGCTCTGTTCTGGCACTATCCCCACCACCAGCACTACCAGCAGGGCGGGACCATGCCCTACAGCGCCGTGCGCGAGGGGGACCTCAAGCTGATCGAGCAACTCGACGACGGCCGGCTCGAACTCTACAACCTCTGCGACGACCCCGGCGAACAGCACGACCTCGCCGCTGAGAAGCCGGACGTCGCCCGCCGCCTGCGGGATCGCCTTCAGGCCTGGCGTGAAGAGGGCGGGGCCCAGATGCCGACGCCGAATCCGAACTACGACCCCGCCAAGCCCCAGCACATCCCCAGGCCGAAAAAGGCTGAAGCCGAGAAGTGA
- a CDS encoding DUF6868 family protein: protein MDTEFLCRFLLWSLAVNYTLLLAWFFAFAFARDVIHRLHGLWFRFSDETFDLIHYVGMLAYKIGILLFNLAPLIALWLMRKGG from the coding sequence GTGGACACTGAATTCCTGTGTCGCTTCCTCCTGTGGTCGTTGGCGGTCAACTACACTCTCTTGCTCGCCTGGTTCTTCGCGTTCGCCTTCGCCCGCGATGTGATTCATCGGCTGCACGGCCTGTGGTTCCGATTCTCGGACGAGACCTTCGACCTGATCCACTATGTCGGGATGCTTGCTTACAAGATCGGTATTCTACTCTTCAACCTGGCCCCGCTGATCGCGCTCTGGCTGATGCGAAAGGGCGGCTGA
- a CDS encoding CPCC family cysteine-rich protein produces MEPRPDDDDALSSREAGIAWFLEYVSRMDAQPPQLPVRCPCCFCKTLTERGGFDICPVCFWEDDGQDDYDADVVRGGPNGALSLTQARANYQKFSACDEHSIPHVRPALPAEQPDA; encoded by the coding sequence ATGGAGCCGCGACCGGACGACGACGATGCTCTCAGCTCAAGGGAAGCCGGGATCGCCTGGTTCCTTGAGTACGTTTCGCGGATGGACGCTCAGCCGCCTCAATTGCCCGTCCGTTGTCCTTGCTGCTTCTGCAAGACGCTCACGGAACGCGGCGGCTTCGACATCTGCCCCGTCTGTTTCTGGGAGGACGACGGCCAGGACGATTACGACGCCGACGTCGTCCGGGGCGGACCGAATGGAGCGTTGAGCCTCACCCAGGCCCGGGCGAACTATCAGAAATTCTCGGCCTGCGACGAGCATTCGATCCCACACGTCAGGCCGGCCCTACCCGCCGAGCAACCCGACGCTTGA
- a CDS encoding barstar family protein, translating to MDERAELVVVDLSEVTSGPELHAILARALEFPDFYGRNWNAFWDSITGLVAMPHRLRLVGWSRFEDRMPEETRYLRGCLDEMSQQFPEWASTVEYA from the coding sequence ATGGATGAACGCGCCGAGCTTGTGGTCGTCGACCTGTCGGAGGTCACATCGGGTCCGGAGCTTCACGCCATACTGGCTCGGGCCCTTGAGTTCCCCGATTTCTACGGGAGGAACTGGAACGCGTTCTGGGATTCCATCACGGGTTTGGTGGCCATGCCACATCGGCTGCGCTTGGTTGGCTGGTCGAGGTTTGAGGATCGCATGCCTGAAGAGACGAGGTATCTACGAGGCTGCCTCGACGAGATGAGCCAGCAATTTCCTGAGTGGGCGTCCACCGTCGAATATGCCTAG
- the rpe gene encoding ribulose-phosphate 3-epimerase, with translation MIPRTDDRRFKIAPSILSADLSRLAEQVREVEAAGADRIHVDVMDGRFVPNITFGPVLVKWLRPVTTLHLEGHLMIHAPDDFLDAFAEAGIDSLIVHVEGALHLNRTIQRIKALNLRAGVAINPATPAVMLEEVLPDLDLVLAMTVNPGFGGQSFITGTLKKIQTIRQMIDRENPACELEVDGGVDAETAPKLIEAGARVFVAGSSVYGAPDGPTAGMQRLARAMGL, from the coding sequence ATGATCCCCCGGACCGACGACCGCCGCTTCAAGATCGCCCCTTCGATTCTCTCGGCCGACCTGTCGCGGTTGGCGGAGCAGGTCCGCGAGGTGGAGGCGGCGGGGGCGGATCGGATCCATGTGGACGTGATGGACGGCCGGTTCGTCCCCAACATCACGTTCGGCCCGGTGTTGGTGAAGTGGCTGCGGCCGGTCACCACGCTGCACCTGGAAGGCCACCTCATGATCCACGCCCCGGACGACTTCCTGGACGCCTTCGCCGAGGCCGGGATCGACAGCCTGATCGTCCACGTCGAAGGGGCGCTCCACCTCAACCGGACGATCCAGCGCATCAAGGCGTTGAACCTGCGAGCCGGCGTGGCGATCAACCCGGCCACCCCCGCCGTGATGCTGGAAGAGGTCCTCCCCGATCTGGATCTCGTCCTGGCGATGACCGTCAACCCGGGCTTCGGCGGCCAGTCGTTCATCACCGGGACGCTCAAGAAGATCCAGACCATCCGCCAGATGATCGACCGCGAGAACCCCGCTTGCGAACTGGAAGTCGACGGCGGCGTCGACGCCGAGACCGCCCCCAAACTCATCGAAGCCGGCGCCCGCGTCTTCGTCGCCGGCTCCTCCGTCTACGGCGCCCCGGACGGCCCCACAGCGGGGATGCAGAGGCTGGCACGCGCGATGGGTCTGTAA
- a CDS encoding tetratricopeptide repeat protein, translating into MNHATSEPSPYILDATTATFPTEVAERSKTVPVVVDVWAEWCQPCKMLGPVLEKLAREYDGRFVLVKVDSDQSPEVAAGLQARSIPAVYGVRDGQILEAFTGVQSESFIRQWLDRLLPTKAETLAAEARGQESSDPDAAASKYAEALALEPELPAARIGQGRLAMAAGRIEEAQATVAELERRGFLEPEAERLKAELVLKAQGVGSADLDAARAESEANPRDKSKKLRLAEALAAAGRHEEALATALDLVETDRKNTGEEARKLMLAVFQLLPEDSKTVVDYRRRLSFAL; encoded by the coding sequence ATGAACCACGCGACGTCCGAACCCTCTCCGTACATTCTGGATGCGACGACCGCGACGTTCCCGACCGAGGTTGCGGAGCGATCGAAAACGGTCCCCGTGGTGGTCGACGTTTGGGCGGAGTGGTGCCAGCCCTGCAAGATGCTCGGCCCGGTGCTCGAAAAGCTGGCCCGCGAGTACGACGGCCGGTTCGTGCTGGTGAAGGTCGATTCCGACCAGTCGCCCGAAGTCGCCGCCGGCCTTCAGGCTCGGTCGATTCCCGCCGTCTACGGCGTCCGCGACGGCCAGATCCTTGAAGCCTTCACCGGCGTCCAGTCGGAGTCGTTCATCCGTCAGTGGCTCGACCGACTCCTGCCGACGAAGGCCGAGACGCTCGCCGCCGAGGCCCGCGGCCAGGAATCGTCCGACCCCGACGCCGCCGCCTCGAAATACGCCGAGGCCCTGGCGCTGGAGCCCGAACTTCCCGCCGCCCGGATCGGTCAGGGCCGCCTGGCGATGGCGGCCGGTCGAATCGAGGAGGCCCAGGCGACGGTGGCTGAGTTAGAGCGCCGGGGATTCCTGGAGCCCGAGGCCGAGAGGCTCAAGGCCGAACTCGTGCTGAAGGCCCAGGGCGTCGGCTCCGCCGACCTCGACGCCGCCCGCGCCGAGTCCGAGGCGAACCCTCGCGACAAGTCGAAGAAGCTCCGTCTGGCCGAGGCGCTCGCCGCCGCCGGCCGCCACGAGGAAGCCCTGGCCACCGCCCTCGACCTCGTCGAGACCGACCGCAAGAACACCGGCGAGGAGGCCCGCAAGCTGATGCTCGCCGTCTTCCAGCTCCTGCCCGAGGACTCCAAGACCGTCGTCGACTACCGTCGTCGGCTCTCGTTCGCTCTTTGA
- a CDS encoding PP2C family protein-serine/threonine phosphatase — MSSIESAPSVAGSLPAEPPSPAWGSSDWQARLAEVAELMREMSNHTDPQEMVRAYGRRVRQIMPSDRWISLSRRGLEYPQYRITRSSLWTEEVNPWKQKDKLPVLEGGLLAELIYADQPRIIDDISAEMKPDDPAADQLAGMRSLMAMPHYDQGVGLNMVVSLREAPNAWEPEEFPERFWISSLFGRATQNLVLTDQLKQAYDVVDRELRVVADIQRSLLPKKLPEIPGVELATYYRTSQWAGGDYYDFFELPGGRWGFLIADVSGHGTPAAVMMAILHSLSHGHPGHPDPPGALLKHVNQRLATTYTAENEVFVTAFYGIYDPSSRTFSYACAGHNPPRIRRCSQGTVIALEDVGGPPLGLFEGLDYAESSVTLVPGDYLVLYTDGVTEAMNAQGNQFTPDRLDTILGLCSLSAKQMVDAILEGVDGFTGRRDPDDDQTLVVARIS; from the coding sequence ATGTCATCCATCGAGAGTGCCCCGAGCGTCGCCGGTTCGCTCCCCGCCGAGCCCCCCTCCCCCGCCTGGGGATCCAGCGATTGGCAGGCCAGGCTGGCGGAGGTCGCCGAGTTGATGCGGGAGATGAGCAACCACACGGATCCCCAGGAGATGGTGCGCGCCTACGGCCGTCGCGTCCGCCAGATCATGCCCTCGGATCGGTGGATCTCCCTTAGCCGCCGCGGGCTCGAATACCCCCAGTACCGCATCACCCGGTCGAGCCTCTGGACGGAGGAGGTCAACCCCTGGAAGCAGAAGGACAAGCTGCCCGTGCTGGAGGGGGGCCTCCTCGCGGAGCTGATCTACGCCGACCAGCCCAGGATCATCGACGACATCTCCGCCGAGATGAAGCCCGACGACCCCGCCGCCGACCAACTCGCCGGCATGCGGTCGCTGATGGCCATGCCGCACTACGACCAGGGCGTGGGACTGAACATGGTCGTCTCGCTGCGCGAGGCCCCCAACGCGTGGGAACCCGAAGAGTTCCCCGAGCGCTTCTGGATCAGCAGCCTGTTCGGCCGGGCCACCCAGAACCTCGTCCTCACCGACCAGCTCAAGCAGGCCTACGACGTCGTCGACCGCGAGTTGCGCGTCGTCGCCGACATCCAGCGCTCGCTTCTGCCCAAGAAGCTCCCCGAGATCCCCGGCGTCGAGCTGGCGACCTACTACCGGACCTCGCAGTGGGCGGGCGGCGACTACTACGACTTCTTCGAGCTGCCCGGCGGCCGCTGGGGCTTTCTCATCGCCGACGTCAGCGGCCACGGCACGCCAGCCGCCGTGATGATGGCCATCCTCCACAGCCTCTCGCACGGGCACCCGGGACACCCCGACCCGCCGGGCGCCCTGCTGAAGCACGTCAACCAGCGGCTGGCGACCACCTACACGGCCGAGAACGAGGTCTTCGTCACCGCCTTCTACGGGATCTACGATCCGTCCTCGCGGACGTTCTCCTACGCCTGCGCTGGGCACAACCCACCCCGGATCCGAAGGTGCTCACAAGGAACGGTGATCGCCCTGGAAGACGTCGGCGGGCCGCCGCTGGGCCTGTTCGAGGGCCTGGACTACGCCGAGTCGTCCGTCACCCTCGTCCCCGGCGACTACCTGGTCCTGTACACCGACGGCGTCACCGAGGCCATGAACGCCCAGGGGAACCAGTTCACCCCCGATCGGCTCGACACCATCCTGGGCCTCTGCTCCCTCTCCGCCAAACAGATGGTCGACGCCATCCTCGAAGGCGTCGACGGCTTCACCGGCCGCCGAGACCCCGACGACGACCAGACCCTGGTGGTGGCGAGGATCTCGTGA
- a CDS encoding DUF1559 domain-containing protein has translation MPTSSPRRAFTLIELLVVIAIIAVLIALLLPAVQSAREAARRAQCVNNLKQIGLGVMNYESAMGSFPPGIKGSIWGTWQVFVLPYVEQQNLFNAWNTAGNNMVGSTTQGVSYGSVFNITVSSSRISAYTCPSDEPQAPISSTVNGITRSVTSHNYAVNFGNLFKFQNQATFQNYPFLGAPFSDIGSPNQSIPSSVLTGPTGGYRVARISEIIDGLSNTLMAAEQIQGRQVVSRDLRGFGWWYGGAAFEAWLAPNSPIPDQMEPGAGYCDSSRPNPPCISAPDVTLITTAARSRHSGGVNTAMCDGSVRFCKNSINLGVWRALSSTRGGEIISADAY, from the coding sequence ATGCCGACGTCCTCGCCGCGCCGCGCGTTCACGCTGATCGAGTTGTTGGTGGTCATCGCGATCATTGCCGTCCTCATCGCCCTGCTATTGCCCGCCGTCCAGAGCGCCCGCGAGGCGGCGCGGCGGGCCCAGTGCGTCAACAACCTGAAACAGATCGGGCTGGGGGTGATGAACTACGAGTCCGCGATGGGCTCGTTTCCGCCGGGGATTAAGGGGAGCATCTGGGGGACGTGGCAGGTCTTCGTGCTCCCTTATGTGGAGCAGCAAAATCTGTTCAACGCCTGGAACACCGCGGGCAATAACATGGTCGGTTCGACGACGCAGGGGGTCTCCTACGGGTCGGTGTTCAACATCACCGTGTCGTCGAGCCGGATCTCGGCCTACACGTGCCCGTCCGACGAACCGCAGGCCCCGATCAGTTCGACCGTCAACGGCATTACCCGCTCCGTCACGTCGCACAACTATGCAGTCAACTTCGGCAACCTTTTCAAGTTCCAGAACCAGGCGACGTTCCAGAACTACCCGTTCCTGGGGGCCCCGTTCAGCGACATCGGCTCCCCCAACCAGTCGATCCCATCGAGCGTCCTGACGGGCCCGACGGGCGGCTACCGAGTGGCTCGGATCAGCGAGATCATCGACGGCCTGAGCAACACGTTGATGGCCGCCGAACAGATCCAGGGCCGACAGGTCGTCTCGCGCGACCTCCGCGGCTTCGGCTGGTGGTACGGCGGCGCGGCCTTCGAGGCCTGGCTGGCGCCCAACAGTCCGATCCCCGACCAGATGGAGCCCGGCGCAGGCTACTGCGACTCCTCGCGCCCCAACCCCCCGTGCATCTCCGCCCCCGACGTCACCCTGATCACCACCGCCGCCCGCAGCCGACACTCCGGCGGCGTCAACACCGCCATGTGCGACGGCAGCGTCCGGTTCTGCAAGAACTCGATCAACCTCGGCGTCTGGCGAGCCCTCAGCTCCACCCGCGGGGGAGAGATCATCTCGGCCGACGCGTATTGA